Part of the Anopheles gambiae chromosome 3, idAnoGambNW_F1_1, whole genome shotgun sequence genome is shown below.
cacaatggGACAgatcacacaacaacacacactttcCCTTCCCACTTCAAACGGTAGCCCACTAACTTATTGATTACGAcggtggtgcagcagcaggtttGTGTCAGCCTCAAACGAAAGCATTTGGGTGATGTACTCTTTGCGCTCACTGCAAAATTCACGATTGAAGAACCCAGGgttcacacaacacaaaacagcaccacacacacacacacacaccgtcgttttgctatctattatcgaaCCTTTTTTGTCTCGAAGCCACTGCGTTCTCCAGGTACATCCCCCGCCTGTGTGACGGCACACCGAAGGAGAAGCTTTTAGTGAACACAccaactaaacacacacacacgcacgtacaggGAATGAGAAAATAATCTAAGAACGTACCCCCGGGGACGCACGACACTTTCGTTTTCCGCAGAACCTTGCGCTGCCTACACACGCTTTTTCGCCACACACTACACTATATTTTCCGACTGGTGTTCcgagggaaaagaaaacatcccCACAGCACAAGCCCTTTTCCTCCCTATGGCACGCGCGTTTCACCGTCGAACTGCACACTGCgtgtgtggctgctgctgtattGTGCCCTATCCGTGCCCTGACTGACAAGCGAAATGACATTTTAGCCCTGTTTTGCTGGGCACTgttggttgtgtgtgcgtgtgtgtgtgcatgtgtagtTGTGTTGGGGATTGTTGTTCAGCCTGTCTCGCTCGCACCACAGCTGGTGGTGCGAAGTGGTACGTATTTTTGGCCCATTGCCGTTGCTGTCAGCGACTTTAAAAGCAATTCAATATGGTTCGCacgttaaaataataattttaagcACATACAAAACTAAATTTTCTTGCAATCACAATTAGTTTTGACGCTGTAAATCGCACTACTGATCCCGTACGGTTAACAGcctgtttattattattatggcTGTCAAACTGCTTATTTcatagtgtgcgtgtgctggtTTTTTACTGTACACTAGTGGGATCGTGTGTGCATCAATGACCGcgtgtgtgaaatatttcaaagattGTAGTGATGTGCCTATGCTACAATCCGAACCTACTGAACTGGAATCGAATCAATCAGATTCATTCACGGAGCGGGGAATACTTCTTAACAATTTcggacgttttttttttcaaacaaataacgacagttttcttttcaaaaaatctacaaaattttcatttatttcgcACACAACACAGTGTGTGCGCACGCTGTAGAAATTCttcacgcgcgcgcacacattaGAAAacgtactgtttttttttacaaatattttcgCTACATATATGCATCGATGCGTTTGTTACAATGTTTATCACCAATTCTGTTGTTCTTCCCTATCATTCCCTCGTACGGTACTAAACACTTTGCTTAAGATTGTATTACATACTAAACAAGACCTAGCGCCTTACCAAAAACCTAATATGAACTTATTAATGTCAACAGAGAGGGAGTGATTGGTACTTTCCATGCGGTTTAGGCTCATGTTTCGTACTTCGTTTACGTACCTAGCTCCCTTTTCGAGTATAGGCGTGTGAGTGAACACGAGCAACATCATTTCTTTTGCTCTTCTGTAATTTTACTACCTTATGGAAGATATTTTAACAATCGGGATAGATCAACGTgtaaccgtcgcaaaacctaACCAACCTGCACACTACCCGGGGTCGTATTCCTCTATCGTCTCTACCTCTATTGTATCGGCTAACTGTTAACGTAACGATTACAAACTAATTAACTAACTTCCTAGCTGATAAAAGGACAGTCAGCAAGGGGTCTTCTTGAGTACCGGGAGGAGCTATTATCTACTATCTTCCATCTGAAAGGGGCTTTAATATTGCAGATTAAATAACAAAGTGTATCATTCTTCCTTTACCTGCTAATGAAGTACACGCTAGCATTATAACACTAATATGAAAGTGATTGATTAAACTCTGGATGATGATCATAAGGCCACACGCTTGTTCCTAGCTAATTCTACTGCACCGAACAGTACACATATCAATCTTACAATAGCTCTCCCGTTTCTGTATCTCACGCTATTCTTCTCTTGGTCAAATGCTGCAAGTCTTTTGCGCGAAGTTTCGCTACCGCTACTGTTATCGTATTGTATTGCATTATCAACGGGCAAACCTGGAGGACAAACAGTACAAAAGTATCGTATCCCAAAATGCGGTAGAGTAAGTCTTGTTTTGTAGGAAGTAGCGGAAAGCGCACGTGTCAGCAGCTTGAAGGCGTAGTATGTCGTGTGTCGCTGTATCGCTGGGCAAAGTGTGCACCTTCAAACAGCTGTATCGTTGCTTCCGCCGATAGTTTCCACTATTTCAGTCTTACCGAGTGTCAGTGTTGTATATTGGCTAAAATATCTCTTCTACTTGTATTCTTGCGGGAAGGATGACGAAAgcgggtgaaatatttcacccaaATAGCGATGAAACGAATGTAAGTTAGTAGGCGCAGAGTATACTGTCTAGCTAATGTATCGTTGTTTGGCTTTTGGTATGTTCCAGTTATAAATTCCTCCTACACGTAACCTTATTGTCTTAGCACGCTGATAAGGAAACGATTACAGATGCGCTCTATTTTTTCTTGATTTAATTTGTGTGGAAGTGTGGAAACGGAACGCAAATGCAACGCAAAACTTGAAACATACAGCGCCACATTGTGGCCATTTAAAACTCATCCGATTGATTGATTCCACTCAACCTCGATCCTCGTCCCTGGTGTTCCGCTTGGTGTATGGTttcaaaattttgaaatagattTAGATTATAAAATTGTACAAATTTGTAAATGATCAATATTTGTCGGGTtggatttttaaataaaaaaagagcttttgaaaaaataatacaaaacatttgaaaattcATGCCAAAATTATGACTCAGCCTCGTTTGCTGCCACATGCCTTCTTCATCCTACATGGTCTTGTACACAATACAAGAAATGAGGAGAAGAGTTGTGTCCCTTTTACcagaggcaaaacaaaaactttacttgctaacaaatcaaacaaaaaaaaaaacatggaacgGAAAAAATACCATTCCGATGTGTGTACCAATTGTGCTTTACACAGAAGTCAATTCCCGCGAGGGTCCCGCGTCATACAGGTGGTCAAAGAAACACCACCGCGTTATCGATACGAGAAGGTGCGCTGCCGGAGCGATAACAAAACCCGGAACGcagcaaaataaacataaaaatccaACGACAAACattacaacacacacgcacacccgtTGGGTTTTTGggctaccacacacacaaaaaaaaacatcaaacaatttCGACGCAGGGTCGTGTTTGCGTATCGTGTGAGGAGGAACCACACAACGCAAGCCGCCCCAAACGGAACACGGAACGTCGCAACGGCAGGTACAATAGTCTTAGCCTTACACTTCTTCTTGTCTTAGAGCTCTCTGTGCCAGCAGCACCCTAACGCAGAGACCGTTTCTCTCCGCCCCAAGCACGCTTATCAATAAATATGTTTACATTGGGTCAACATTGAAATCTTCACAATTGCCATTAATGCATGCCTCTCATTTCCCTTCCCTGTTTGCTTCCCATTCTTTTCAGTTGTAGTTGTTAACGATCGGTTGACAAATGGAGCGGTTCGGCGGCTGATAGATACCTTTATGTATTCCGTCACCGCCGGCCGATCCGGCCTCACCTTCATTTCCCATCACCACCGGGCCACACCCTTCCGACGGAgatggttgctgctgctgcagttgatgttgctgctgctgttgctgctgttgcttttgtCGGTATTTGGTGGAGTACTTGTAGAAATCGGACATCTCGAACGGTTTCGTCACCTCCTTGTAGGGCATGATCTTGCCCTGCTGCACGACGGTCATGTTTTTCGGCGACTCCATCTGAATGTCGGACGGTGGCGCTGCCGGCCCTTTGCTGCCGGACGACGGCGTTGGCGAGGACGGTCCGGAAAAGCCACTGTTGTCCTTGGCACCGCCCACGACCGGTAGTGCCTGCACGACGGTGGTCGCCGTGGGCGACGTCAGCGTGTGGGACGATGCCTGCGACAGTGTGGGCGAAATGACCAGATCGGGATGGCGGGAGGAGAGCGTGTTGGCGAGATGGCCCGCAGCGTGAGGATAGTAGCCGGAATCGGCATGCACCTGGTACTGCTGCTGACCGCGCCCGTGATGCCCGAGGGAAGGCGAATGATGGTCggacagctgctgctgctgctgggagtaGGACTGTGGCAAGAGATCGAGATGCTGCGGGGAAGGAACGGAGGGAGAATGCTGCAGACGGTTGTGCAGCTGCTGCGAATGGTGGTAATGGTGTTGGTTCGGCGGTGGcaatggtggcggtggcggatGCTGATGCCGCGAGTGGTACGGTGGAACGGACTGTGGCTCGAGTGGCGTTTGCTGATAAGCGTAGGGACTGTTGCCGTAGGGTTCACCGGTCGTCGCTGTCGAGGATGTTGCACCGATCGAACCCATCGGGGACTGGGGCGACGGCATCGATTCGTGCTGCTGTTTCGAGGAGGCAAGAaactgctgttgcttctgctgTTCCTCCATCATGAGCCTCtggtgttgctggtgttgttgttgctgctgctgcagatgtTTGATCTTTTGTCGCTGCTGCTCGAGCAGTtgctgctggcgctgctgaTAGTAGCGCATCTGCTGGGGCGAGAGCAGCAACGGCGAGCACGGTCCCGCACCGTACCCGGACACGTTCGTGTTGATGTGCAGCGGTGCCGTAGGTGGATTGCCGCCCACCATCGGCGGCACTGGGTAGGGCGGTGACTGCGGGATGGCACCGTGCGGCGAATGCAGCAACTGGCCGCTACCGATCGACGACGGTGACATTTGGCCGGCCGGCGACGTGGATACCGGTGGTAGCGCCTTGTGCTTCACCACCGGACTGTCCAGCGACGTTTCACGCCACACCTTTTCGCGCTTTTTGTGCTCGCTCGAGCCGGACGTGACCGAAATGGCATCCGGCTGGACGGTCATCATGTCGGCATCATCCAGCGGCGACGCCTTCCCGATGTACTCCTGGAAGTTGCCGAGGGAGGAAGATTTCACTGCCGGCGTGACGGCGGCACTGAACTGGCCGGCCGGTTTGTTGTTGCCGTTCAGCTTGGTGCTGGTGCGCGATAGTTTCATACTGCCGCCGGAACTGCCACCCTGCTGCTTCCGATCGAGGCTGGAAAATTGACGATTATCGACCGAGCACCAAactttttcaccattttccaGCGTCATCCAGTAGCCACCGAGCCCGGCCGGTACTGCTGACGTCGGTTGTTCCGGTTGGGCGGTATACTCATACGCTGCGCCACTTTGTCCCGCGCCCGCAGCCATCGCGTTGGGACAGTAGTTTTGATCGTTTATCGCGTGACCGTACGCAGCGGACGGTGCTGAGGCTTGCGGTGAGCGGGGATTGTTGTTCATACCGGCACCATTACTACCACCCTGCAGCCTTGAGATCACTTTCGCATCGTAAACAAACGCCTGCCCGTTGCCACCCGCCGTTGGTGAGAGCACGTACCCGGGCGTGCCACTTCCCGCCGCCGGTGGACTATAATTATTCGCCCCAAGTTGCTGCTGTATCAGCCGGTTCATCCGTGCCGGTCCCGGACCGATCGAATGATGGTGATGAGGGTGCAGATGGGGATGCGGCTGCTGTGcgccgctgccaccgctcgcaatgctgccgctgccgctgagCGGGGACACTTTTAAGCTCTGCTCCGTGGCGCCCGAACCGGCCGACACGGTGTCGTAGCTGGTGGCGATGCCGGGAAAGCTGTCCGTGCGGGCCCGGTGCCGCAGCATGCTGAGCTGCGAAATCATGGCGGCCGATGCGGCCGACGTCATGCTCTGCGAACCGGACGGCATGATGCCGCTGTGGATCGAGTAGGGCGATATCTGTTGactctggtgctgctgctgctgctgctgctggtggagctgCTGTTGCGAAAGATGGTAATGACCGGCGGGTATTTGTACCTGCAgcatctgttgctgctgctgaagatgaaggtgttggtgctgctgctgctgctgctgctgcagcatcaTATGATGTCCCGAGAGACTGCCGGACGCATTAGAGGAGGTGTTTGATTTGATCGAGTTGCGTCGCTCGGACAGATGCATCAgcatgctgctgctattgctgTTCGATCGGAAACGGTTCACCTGGGCCGTCTTGTGCAGATCGATATCATCCCGGGAGGTTG
Proteins encoded:
- the LOC5668174 gene encoding myb-like protein Q yields the protein MGDAKVKQQPFFGNQTHQHQHHHHHQHTAATPHETTTPIASTSKANGTATATMGTVVMDAKHATGALLGSPQQQPPGKEAMVGTTTTNTNTSTTGTPVAGKDKSPASQKYEQLKLRKQELEKRLNEKYSQLQQIKREEAQLIGMYPSDFSCGIGPTGSTDGVNGTAGSGGTGGAMGTGNGTAPTLRRKIGTSFKLPENLLNNKEDDINKLLLEKQIQQQISEASLRLANDSGQPKSVRRTHKQNFEMAQQKLLAINQNLSVLKKRQQQKEQQLQQQQQQQLKDQQQAGEAHRPTSRDDIDLHKTAQVNRFRSNSNSSSMLMHLSERRNSIKSNTSSNASGSLSGHHMMLQQQQQQQHQHLHLQQQQQMLQVQIPAGHYHLSQQQLHQQQQQQQHQSQQISPYSIHSGIMPSGSQSMTSAASAAMISQLSMLRHRARTDSFPGIATSYDTVSAGSGATEQSLKVSPLSGSGSIASGGSGAQQPHPHLHPHHHHSIGPGPARMNRLIQQQLGANNYSPPAAGSGTPGYVLSPTAGGNGQAFVYDAKVISRLQGGSNGAGMNNNPRSPQASAPSAAYGHAINDQNYCPNAMAAGAGQSGAAYEYTAQPEQPTSAVPAGLGGYWMTLENGEKVWCSVDNRQFSSLDRKQQGGSSGGSMKLSRTSTKLNGNNKPAGQFSAAVTPAVKSSSLGNFQEYIGKASPLDDADMMTVQPDAISVTSGSSEHKKREKVWRETSLDSPVVKHKALPPVSTSPAGQMSPSSIGSGQLLHSPHGAIPQSPPYPVPPMVGGNPPTAPLHINTNVSGYGAGPCSPLLLSPQQMRYYQQRQQQLLEQQRQKIKHLQQQQQQHQQHQRLMMEEQQKQQQFLASSKQQHESMPSPQSPMGSIGATSSTATTGEPYGNSPYAYQQTPLEPQSVPPYHSRHQHPPPPPLPPPNQHHYHHSQQLHNRLQHSPSVPSPQHLDLLPQSYSQQQQQLSDHHSPSLGHHGRGQQQYQVHADSGYYPHAAGHLANTLSSRHPDLVISPTLSQASSHTLTSPTATTVVQALPVVGGAKDNSGFSGPSSPTPSSGSKGPAAPPSDIQMESPKNMTVVQQGKIMPYKEVTKPFEMSDFYKYSTKYRQKQQQQQQQQHQLQQQQPSPSEGCGPVVMGNEGEAGSAGGDGIHKGIYQPPNRSICQPIVNNYN